A genomic region of Nymphalis io chromosome 3, ilAglIoxx1.1, whole genome shotgun sequence contains the following coding sequences:
- the LOC126781168 gene encoding carbohydrate sulfotransferase 11, with amino-acid sequence MHATRSIVLFVSILFCVNCYDNEHTSEHSLELTQSLNLARQELIQDTCGRLPLKWGLDDLPPSQLEHILVDDHHKLLYCYVPKVACTNWKRILMILAGKWNDTDVLSIPASLAHSPGMFRNLSSVSKEDRENMLENYQKMIIVRNPFERLLSAYRNKLEGDLPSAKYFQDRVGKRIIKAFRENPSNESLEYGHDVTFKEFALFLTNKSKELADVVNNEHWQPITSLCHPCLIKYTLVGKYETLLDDSLLALHTINASQIQFPRLTRTSGTSEKLRKYFSQLDLPLIRKLYKLYKYDYKIFNYDLDNIVGFDLG; translated from the exons ATGCATGCCACAAGAAGTATAGTGTTATTCGTTTCTATTTTGTTTTGCGTTAATTGTTATGATAATGAGCATACAAGCGAACATTCCTTGGAGTTAACCCAGTCCTTGAACTTGGCGCGCCAGGAACTTATTCAAGATACGTGCGGTCGACTTCCTTTAAAATGGGGTCTTGATGATTTACCGCCCAGCCAGCTGGAACACATTTTGGTGGATGATCATCACAAGCTCCTCTACTGTTACGTACCAAAG GTAGCATGTACAAATTGGAAAAGAATACTCATGATATTGGCTGGAAAATGGAATGACACAGATGTTCTATCCATTCCGGCCAGCCTTGCTCATTCTCCTGGAATGTTCAGAAATCTCAGTTCGGTTTCCAAGGAAGACAGAGAAAACATGCTTGAGAATTATCAAAAGATGATAATAGTACGGAATCCATTTGAAAGACTGTTATCAGCTTATAGAAATAAGCTTGAAGGCGATCTTCCGAGTGCTAAGTATTTTCAA gaTCGCGTCGGGAAGAGAATCATTAAGGCATTCCGAGAGAACCCATCAAACGAGTCCTTGGAATACGGGCATGACGTCACGTTTAAGGAGTTCGCGCTGTTCCTGACAAATAAGTCGAAGGAATTGGCTGACGTGGTGAACAATGAACACTGGCAGCCAATAACGAGCCTCTGCCATCCGTgccttattaaatatacattagtcg GTAAATATGAAACCCTCTTGGACGACTCATTACTCGCTCTTCACACGATAAACGCGTCGCAGATTCAGTTCCCCCGTTTGACGCGCACTTCGGGTACCTCCGAAAAACTACGCAAGTATTTCTCACAACTAGATCTACCTCTGATAAGGAAATTGTATAAGCTATACaagtatgattataaaatatttaactacgaTTTAGATAATATAGTTGGTTTCGATCTGGGATAA